AATATCTAAAAaacatactccatatataaagCCACGACtacaaaagagagaaaagaagtGACTGCTAAATAAAAAGAGACATAGGTAACAACATATTCATGGATGATTCAAAACAAACTTGGAGCTGAAATGAGGCTAAATAAGCAAAGCTAGTGAAGTTAAGCAGAAATGTTGTCCATCATGGTAGCAACAATATCCTTACTCTGCTTGAGCAAGGCAATGCTGCTATGCAACTTGCTCCTCTTCTCCGACAGTGACGGCGACTCCTCCAGCATCCTCTCGAGCCCATTCCCTTGCGGCCCCATCACTTCATCGATGATCTCCTTATCCACCTCCTTGTTCACGAGCTTCTGTACACTAAACAGCAAGTGCAGCACCAGATTATCAACCATCCGCCTCGTCACAACCTCCCAATACGAAACCATCCTCATCTTCAGATCATACGCCACCCGCACCTCATCCTCATTTTGATCCCAAAGATGCTCAACATGAACATCCCCAAACCTGCTCACCTTCGCCTCCGTGCACTTGCCCCGGACCTTCTCCATGAACCCGCCCTGCTCTGCCATCAGCTTGTTCCACGAGGCCGTGTACTCCCCATTGCACGTGTAATCTGAGAGCTTCTCCATCTCAACCAAATCGCTTATGTACGCCTCCGACACCTCCTTCTTCCTCCATATCAGATTCTGCGCAGCCCGCCTCGTGCAAGATATGAGCTGAGGGTAGTTATCGCAATGCTGTACCAGCACTGCAATAACTACATTCTGCACATAGCTCCACATCCTCTCAGCACAATCAAACGGCGTACCCGACACCTCCTTCACCTTCTTCGCCAACAAACTGCGGAAAGCCGATTTAGGGATGAAATTCGGCAGCCCCACTGACCGGCTCTCCTCCAACACTTTGATTTCATCAATAAGAAACTTCTCATTCCCGTCGTCAGTTTTTGCAGACCGCAGCTCCTCCGAGTACTTGTTCATCATCTCCGCTAATCTCGCAGTAGCGTGCATATCATCATCAGTTGGGTACTCATCAAACTCCCCCCGCAACAGAATCTTCCTGAGAGATTCCCTCGCACTCCCTAGAATGTTCATGAAGGCCGTCATCGCCTCACCAACAGAGCTCATATTCTTAGGCATTTTGTTGAGCTCTTCCACATTGGCAGAGAGCTTCTCGTTGATTTTGCGAACAATGTCAGGCAAGCATTTCACGATAATGTTGGCCTGAATCGCAGTCAGGCGTGCAGCCAAAGCCGGAATTCCAACAATTGACTTGTCAATCCTGGCAAGCATGGGATTCGTCTCAAACAGCCGCGCCTCCTTAGCCCGAGCCTCATCGTAGGACTCATCGCCGACGCGGTTGATGACGCAGACGTATCCAAGGCCGATGTTGACATCGTCGGCGACGATCTTCTCCAGCAGCCCCTCCGCATTTTTATCAGCCTTTGTTACTACGGCGAGCGTCCTCTGCCCCGTCTTATCCACTCTCTGCGACATCTTGATGGACTCGCAAGTAGGGAAATCGACGCCGGCTGACAGCACATTCAGAATTATACTCTCCTCCGGAGTTATGTAATTCATGATAATGCTGGAGATCTGTTCGGAGATATCCTCCGGCTGGCCTTTCACCGGGACCCTTGTAATCCCGGGGAGATCGATCATGGTGAGATCGGGGACGCCTTTCTTCTTGACGACGAGAGTTAATGGAGTGTTGGAGATGCCCTTCCCTTGTCCGGCTATCTCTTGAGTAGCGTAGTTTATCACATTCACAACATTTTCTTCATCTGTCTGGACGGTTCTCCCGTTGAATTCTAGAAACAACTGAGGCTCGGGGCTTGTGTGATTCTTGAGGCTCATGATTAGAGGGACGCGGGTGCAAATGCCGTCGCCGCGGGGGAGGCGGATGCCGGCGAGGGACTCGAGGACGCTGGACTTGCCGGAGGACTGGTCGCCGACCACGACGATGGTGGGGAGCTGGATGCCCTCCTGCATGATCTTCAGGTGGCGGAGGCGGTCCACGGCGTCGAGGAGTGGCCGGATGCGGTCGTTGTAGGACGACACGAGAGGGGCGGCCGTGGGTGGAGATGATCCAACGACATCTTGAGAGACGCTCACCAGAGAGAGGCTCTGGTGAAATTCGCTTGAGCTTTGAGACTTTGTCTCTAGTAAACTAGCTTTGAAAACACCTTTGCGtcccatttttttcatgaGAAAGGCTAGTGTATTGTGTGTATGGTCCACGGTGTTATGTATAATTGAGAGTAGgaaattcttcattttataGGGTTTTACTTTTTCGTCGTTGAGTGAGACAGATTAGTGGGGTGGTAATTAGCAAGTTAATGGAAAAAGTGGGAAGCGGTTAATTAGGTAGTGGACTAGTGGAGGAGTAATTACTTTAGGTAGTGGAGAATctaaattcaattcaatttatttttatttttatgtttatttttaatttatcagtTAGATAGTGATGCAAGAGAAAATCCTTCAATTTGTCCAATTAGTGGCAAGATGTCGAAAATCTATGGCAAACTGGAAAAAATACCTTATTATATTCTATGTATAATTATTCTGAATGctcatattttgaaataattaaattattagtagtatttataatttctatatttattctaATGTCATTCATGATTCATTATGGGGTTGCAGAAATTTATCCCATAAAATACCGTATTTTGTAAACTTACAACTAACTGACCATGCAAAAAGCTAACTATGGATTATCTCAATTTCAGAATATGAATAGTCGTATAGATATAGGCTAGGCATGATTATTATGAAGAGTCACCTGATTTTCTCATCATTCATCCGGCAGGAGTCACCTCATTCTCTGACTCGTGCATGGGAAGGTAGTAAgtcatttatttgtataaattaattttgaaaaaattgatcaGATTAATTTGTACTccactatttaatttgtaagtCATTActccactaattaatttgtactctttttatttgtaaaaatattgtgTGCTAATTTcttgcatttttgttttattaataagtttttatttgaatatgatattttaattatttattttatatacttctAAGATATCACAATTTGTATGCatctatattaatataaaaagtcttaatagtcatttaaattGTCAAATCTTTTCAAattgtaattaatattataagatttgataTTAGAAGACAATATTTTATGCATGAATgagataattaataataaattaaaattttgtagtttaataatttaatttcaaacgTTATTCgactaatcaaaatttgattaaaaattatgattaaaatgaCTACAAtaccatataaaattatactaatattcaatatgaaattcattatatatttatattattattatttaagtACCGGTTTATTGAAATTTCTACTTCCTTTATTGGATCTCATTCTTAGGCCAAATATCAGTAGTGACTCTGATTGCAGTGGAGTAAGAAGGGGCCGTGCCATGGAAGTGCCACAGTAGGAGGGGCTAGGGTCATGGAGGCATCGGAGAAGGAGAGAGTCGCAATTAGATCCTGAAAGTgtgagaatattttttttaaatagtgcTTGAATGTTGAAACGGTCGAATCGATTAGCAGTTTTCAGTCGAACCGCCCGATTTCACTGATTCTCAATTATCTAACGGTTTTAGATGCCAAACTGGACCGGAGAAGCAACCGGTTTGCGGCCAAACCGATCCAATATTTAAAACACTTTTTAGGTAGTGGGAGAGTGTTAGGACAGTCTACTgcaacattagtttgatatagTTTGCTTTGGGTCAAGTCCGCACGAATTTGTTTTTAGGTCACTCCTTAAATacctcaaactaattggggttggacaggagttatatacaccttccaacttccctcacTCATCCGATGTGGGATGGGTTTGTAACCCAACAAACCTCCCCTCAAACCGAGACCACATCGGGAACGCAGTCGACACGAACCTGGGTCGTTCTAGCCCTGGCCCCTAGGTCATCCTGGGCCCGACACTAACCTAAGTCTTTCAGGGCCGACCCTAACCGGGGCTCATCCAGGCCTGACCCACAGCTGCTtgggctctgataccacttgttaGGACAGTCTACTGCAACATTAGTTTGAGATTGTCCGTTTTGGGTCAAGCCcgcacggatttgtttttgggtcacttCCAAAAGGCCTCAAATTAATTGGGTTGCACATGAATTttatacaccttccaacttccctcacTCATCCGATGTGGGATGTGTTTGTAACCCAACATGGAGTAGTTATTTATCTAAgctattctttatttttattttaattttatctatataacttttattttagtgaatttcaaaattagtcCTTGGAAAATGAGTTTGCACGTTTTAAGTCCATAAACTTGAAAAATATCACCACAAATCTCTGAAAAATTGTTAATCACATTTCAGGTCCTTCTccactactccctccgtcccactttaggggtcccggtttaccatttttaggtGTCCCACcttaggagtcccagttgaaATATTCcttaaatggtattaggccccacattccactaatctttttccactcacattttattataaaactaatataaaaaaataggacccacattccactatcttttttcaccaactttcctttacatttcttaatacccgtgccgaactcaaccgggactcctaaagtgtgacggagagagtattttttttcattttaccaCTGAACTCCTTTAGGGCATGCTTTAtctaactttttctttttatctatctcgcactttactaattatacattaaaatacgTGTGTAACgaaatgttcatactttttcggatggagagagtattattttttagttttaatttatacaccctatgtcctataaaaatagtctacgattttctatttggtttgtcccacaaaaatagtctcattctATATTTGGTtagttttttctctctttttatgAGGTTGACCTCATTCTCTACTAGCAACTTTTATTAGCCTTCCactttatctctctcttactccACTAATTTCGCATTAAAACTCCTATTATCCTCcaaatctatattttattggacggagaaaatataaaaatacaatatgcTTACATGCATATAATTAGATAATAAGTCAAAAATAGGCATTACATTTTTGAAAGTATACTACTATAAGTAATATTATGTACAAGACTGAATTACTTTAAAGTACAAGTAAAcatattaaacttttaaaattatttataatattattttaatagattaaaaattaatttatttgtgattaaaatattaagaaaaaaactacatataatactattattagtagtattttgtgtatatgctataacaaaaataaaaaagattgcATTATTGTGTATTTACTTAAACATACTTAATTAGCTAAAGTAACATTTGGATCTAATATTATTGATGTTAATTTTGTAGAGATGGATATTGTAATTCTTCAATCAAAGGGTCAGAAAGTATTAAGCAATGTTAGATTTTTCTGAGCTTAGGAAACTGACAATTcttgctctgataccatgggAATGGATCCCCTGCAGTGGAGAATTCCACAGCACCTCATGCTGTGCATGAAACGCAAGCATCAATTCATCAAACGACAGGCAATAAGTTGGccaaattgcattttattcatttactatacttttattgttatttaatattaattcaataaattcaattattaaatgacttaaaaatgatgattaataaaacatatattaaaaattcaatatatactagtatcactaaattgtgtattaatcatgacaaaataatcatataaaaatattaattaacaatGTGTAAAAGTCAAATATGAAATCTAAcgaaataaaatgcaatttggCCAACTTATTACTTGTCGTTTGATGAATTGATGCCTGCGTTTCATGCACAGCATGAGGTGCTGTGGAATTCCCCACTGCAGGGGATCCATTCCCCTGATACCATATAGGATGGTAACAGAGAGGAGATATAGATAATTGATAGTGAAGTAATTATAGATAGAGATTGgttaagataattttattgtatatattaaattatttaaggGGTTTAAATTGTCTCCTTTTATACGGAAAATTATGTGCTTTACAAggaataaatcaattacatattttttgcGCATCAATTAGCATGAATTGTCCGTGGATCATGTAGTTGAGATATCTTGTTCACCATATGTCGAGAAATAGAATCAATCTTCGTGATTGATATCTTGTTGGCTATGCAGCGATATCATAATTACCTTATATAACCACAAAGCTTGTGAAGAATATGAGAAGAATCACATTTATTGCAGCTAAATAAATTGGCACCAACAATTTCTTCAACATGCCTACCTTATTCTTTTGGACTATGCAAACATAATAtttgtgaaaagaaaagaactactctattatttgtaatttagaACACATGTTTAAACAATTTAACCAAAACTACTGCACTATATTCTAGAGTTAATATACGTGGGGGCAGTAGTGGACgtaagaatttaaaatatttgcacTATATTTCAAACTTAATCTACATGGACAGTGGTGGActtaagaattttaaattgggattaattcacataacacaaggaaaaaaaattatatacaaagACGAAAAGATAgaaactagtagtactatcgAATAGCTTTAGGAATCAAACTCGGACCTTTGAATCAAATTATTCTATAAACTATTCCTAGATAATCTTTGTAcactaaaattagaataaataaattcatagatacataatatactatatgtaGAACTAAAATTGTTGGGGATCTCCAACAAGGAGGGGTAAAGTAATTTAACTAATCTTCAaagaagaaaagtaaataaaagagGTATATCTGctatttatactattttaaaaattacacattttaaaaagaaaaggtatataaaagaaaatttattttctaaactaaaataacAGTATAAAATGCATTCCAAAACATAAAGGTATAATAACTTGTCAAATACCTTTTCCCTTGGAGAAAGAGTGTTCATGAAAATAAGAttagttataagattttacctctccattgatgGAGAGGAGAGGTAAAAATACATCtccaaaatgggaaaaatatataatattttctcaaatgcctttttcaataattttcatgaaaaaaggtaaatatagTACTTATAAGTTATAAGAGTCCCCATGTCCATTTACCTCTCCCCTTGAATATGTTCTAAACGGAGTAATCCATTGTATTTAGATTTTGATGTGGCAAATAAGCTaccaaataaacaaaaaaaaaaaaaaaaaagaaaaaaaaaaaagaaaagagtcgTGAAAGCTGATCGACGAAACCACAATGTAAGAGATACGAATTTTTTCCGATTATTTCAAAGCTACAAAATGGTggtttttactaattaaaagcTACAAGAtggtattatacatttatcaCATCAAGAGTACTAGCTAAATTATACTCTTATTAGTGGTTAGCTAGAACTCGACTAATAGTTCTTACTAAATTCCATGATTGATTCTGCGAATGCATACTAATAGTGATTTTACACTCAATGCATTAGgattacttatttttattgattattgtGTGATTTAAGAATGCTTTCCGGCTAAactatttttactaaaattttaaagagtAATGATTTAGACCCCTATGTGTCTTTGACATAagattaattcaaatatagaCTAATATACTCTAATTGGATTATACATGCCAAATCAAATTAGATATATATCTGTATTGATTTTAGCtaaattgtaatattgtttTCGTTAATGCATTAGATTAgactttatttttacaaatattaggcagatttttatatttttctaagtagtagtattaggaagctagtatattttattactatattatttttatatcttaaTTATATTCGCAATGTGCTTTGTATAAGTTTGATTTTCTTTCTagtttttatactttttatatatcattagttagtttgtattttaatttttatattagataACTCcgtattttgtattttattgtttattttgtgattataatattgttaGTTTTACAGAATATGACTTGTTTTCTTAATTGTGCTATAAAATAagtaactattttaattttatattatgtatGACTTTGAAATTGAACATTATggtgataataatattactaaacttaaattagtaatattactctatataatattactaaacttaatagtaatattatatagAGTAAAGACTAAAATTGGCCCTGAATATATgcccattttatgattttggttctaaactttatcttttgaattttttggtcttgtacatttcaaatcgaatcacaattggtcctccgtTAACAATTACGTTAGTGAAGTGGAGCCAAGAAGcctaatagtactattttataaaagaaatttgacGAGTTTAgaacatatgattttatttttatcgagGTTCAATTGTAACGTTTCAGAAATTAAGGATATATAGACATGGGCGGACCCAAGTATAGTTGGGGAGGGGCTTAAGCTctcaatgaatatttttttttacttttttctattaattgtttttaaaatttattcaaatttggtGTAAATTATAGTTAAAAGCCCCTACAAATTATCTACATTACTCAAATGTAtactctaaaataaaatttagaaattccAGCCCCTATCGATAAAtatttctgcgtccgccactgtatATAGAGattaaattttggaaagaacaaatattaattatgtagacttagtaatttatttaaattaaaattataaaaactaatttgataagaaatccattataaattatttgctGATAAatatatcttactttattagaTCGATAAATGAACACTAAATATATAGATGGAATTACACTATTTTAAAACTTTGAGTACGTgactttaaataaatgaaagaaagatgagattaaaaaaaatattgtcaatcataaatataataaaggtCGT
The genomic region above belongs to Salvia hispanica cultivar TCC Black 2014 chromosome 3, UniMelb_Shisp_WGS_1.0, whole genome shotgun sequence and contains:
- the LOC125210229 gene encoding dynamin-related protein 4C-like; the protein is MGRKGVFKASLLETKSQSSSEFHQSLSLVSVSQDVVGSSPPTAAPLVSSYNDRIRPLLDAVDRLRHLKIMQEGIQLPTIVVVGDQSSGKSSVLESLAGIRLPRGDGICTRVPLIMSLKNHTSPEPQLFLEFNGRTVQTDEENVVNVINYATQEIAGQGKGISNTPLTLVVKKKGVPDLTMIDLPGITRVPVKGQPEDISEQISSIIMNYITPEESIILNVLSAGVDFPTCESIKMSQRVDKTGQRTLAVVTKADKNAEGLLEKIVADDVNIGLGYVCVINRVGDESYDEARAKEARLFETNPMLARIDKSIVGIPALAARLTAIQANIIVKCLPDIVRKINEKLSANVEELNKMPKNMSSVGEAMTAFMNILGSARESLRKILLRGEFDEYPTDDDMHATARLAEMMNKYSEELRSAKTDDGNEKFLIDEIKVLEESRSVGLPNFIPKSAFRSLLAKKVKEVSGTPFDCAERMWSYVQNVVIAVLVQHCDNYPQLISCTRRAAQNLIWRKKEVSEAYISDLVEMEKLSDYTCNGEYTASWNKLMAEQGGFMEKVRGKCTEAKVSRFGDVHVEHLWDQNEDEVRVAYDLKMRMVSYWEVVTRRMVDNLVLHLLFSVQKLVNKEVDKEIIDEVMGPQGNGLERMLEESPSLSEKRSKLHSSIALLKQSKDIVATMMDNISA